In the genome of Cutibacterium equinum, one region contains:
- a CDS encoding NAD(P)H-quinone oxidoreductase, with protein sequence MHAITVRPTDTTDSKGRHRPGPECIEWTEVPTPEPGPGEVLVKVRAAGINRGDLLQRQGLYPPPKGVSQTMGLEVSGTVSSLGPDVDGWSEGDDVVALLAGGGYAEYVIVPAGQLLPLPDGIDPVTASTLIEVAATVISNMDHVGLSQGETLLVHGGAGGIGQFAIQYAKSLGCTVITTCGTPEKQEFCRDLGADVALDYHEDWVAAVKEATDGRGVDVILDVMGAKYLSLNVDALATGGRLDIIGMQGGVKGELNIGKLLNKRALVTATSLRPRPLEEKAKICQRVREIAWPLYTNGSIKPAPVESFPMPEAGEAHARLESGEVLGKVALTL encoded by the coding sequence CTCCAAGGGCCGCCATCGCCCCGGCCCCGAGTGCATCGAATGGACCGAGGTGCCCACCCCCGAACCCGGGCCGGGCGAGGTCCTCGTCAAGGTGAGGGCAGCCGGCATCAACCGTGGTGACCTCCTACAGCGCCAGGGTCTCTACCCGCCACCGAAGGGCGTTTCCCAGACCATGGGCCTGGAAGTCAGCGGCACCGTCTCCTCCCTGGGCCCCGATGTCGACGGCTGGTCCGAAGGCGACGACGTCGTTGCCCTACTCGCTGGCGGCGGATACGCCGAATACGTCATCGTCCCGGCCGGCCAACTTCTCCCCCTCCCCGACGGCATCGACCCAGTCACCGCCTCAACCCTCATCGAGGTCGCAGCAACCGTCATCTCCAACATGGACCACGTCGGCCTGTCCCAGGGCGAGACCCTTCTCGTCCACGGTGGCGCCGGCGGCATCGGACAATTCGCCATCCAGTACGCCAAATCGCTCGGCTGCACGGTCATCACCACGTGCGGCACCCCCGAGAAACAGGAGTTCTGCCGCGATCTTGGCGCCGACGTAGCCCTCGACTATCACGAGGACTGGGTTGCCGCCGTCAAGGAGGCGACCGATGGCCGCGGCGTTGACGTCATCCTCGATGTCATGGGCGCCAAGTACCTCAGCCTCAACGTCGATGCGCTGGCCACCGGCGGTCGTCTCGACATCATCGGGATGCAGGGCGGCGTCAAGGGGGAGCTCAACATCGGCAAGCTGCTCAACAAGCGTGCCCTCGTCACCGCAACGAGCCTGCGCCCCCGACCCCTCGAGGAGAAGGCCAAGATCTGCCAACGGGTCCGTGAGATTGCCTGGCCGCTCTACACCAACGGCAGCATCAAGCCCGCCCCCGTCGAGTCCTTCCCCATGCCCGAGGCTGGCGAGGCTCACGCTCGCCTGGAGTCCGGCGAAGTACTCGGGAAGGTCGCGCTGACCCTCTGA